The stretch of DNA TGCGTGCGGACAATGGCGACGGGATCATCCTTTCCCGTATAGCGACCGGCAATATTGTGCAGCCGCGTGGCCGAGACCGCGACGATCTGCTCATCCGGCTTGTAGCGCGAATGAATGGCTTCGACGGCAAACCGGTCGGGATTCTGCAACAGTGCCGCCACATCCCACACCCGTTCGGGGACATCGAGGCGGATGAGCCGATCGGCATCCCGGTAGTCCATGTCAATGATGGTGAAGGTGAAACCCTTGTGCATCCGGGGATTGAGCAGCAGTCCGCCATCGTGCATCGGATCGCAGAAGGCAGCATAGAGCGGGTAGTTGTAAGCTCCCGGACTGCACTTGTCCGCCGCGAAGACGAGGAAAGCCTCCGCCGGACGGTCTTTGCTCGCCGGATTGCGCTCGAACTCGATCTCGGCCACCGCCGGACCGGCTCCGCGAATATTACCCGACGGCGCATCCACGAGCAGATCCTGTCCGGCGCCGTAAAGACCCTGTTCGCGGGCGATTCGCGTTGCTTCGAGGAAACAGTTCCAGGCGAAGGAATGGATGGCTTGAGCGCCGACGCCGTGCTCATGGCTCATAATGAGGGCAATGTCATCACCGGTATGCGTCACCATTCCATCAATGAGAAGGCGCTGCGACCCAGAGCAAGCTGCCTGAATCATCTCCCGAACGACGTGCATCATTTTGTCCGACGGTTTGGTATGTCCGCCGATGGACCCGACATCGGCTTTGATGACCGAGAGCGTAACCTTCTTTCCCGTCGAGGCGGGGTTAGCCGGA from Blastocatellia bacterium encodes:
- a CDS encoding fructose 1,6-bisphosphatase, producing the protein MNAKGNPTTPANPASTGKKVTLSVIKADVGSIGGHTKPSDKMMHVVREMIQAACSGSQRLLIDGMVTHTGDDIALIMSHEHGVGAQAIHSFAWNCFLEATRIAREQGLYGAGQDLLVDAPSGNIRGAGPAVAEIEFERNPASKDRPAEAFLVFAADKCSPGAYNYPLYAAFCDPMHDGGLLLNPRMHKGFTFTIIDMDYRDADRLIRLDVPERVWDVAALLQNPDRFAVEAIHSRYKPDEQIVAVSATRLHNIAGRYTGKDDPVAIVRT